In the Theobroma cacao cultivar B97-61/B2 chromosome 1, Criollo_cocoa_genome_V2, whole genome shotgun sequence genome, one interval contains:
- the LOC18614536 gene encoding uncharacterized protein LOC18614536, which yields MHQKKSEVQIGKESSGVSSDFNPKPSTVHHHHHHLPYHQQQHFHYHHRLQQQSDTTAAAGTAATTAITAATKTSPIAVFPQIINQNPPENDTIAPPPSSSSSSSPTPYKRPLLTQTRSLTKSPTLYRFTAPPHFNSNNTPSFFSFPVAAKASVYRILRRFKHLRRLRVHLRLILLLSLPFFYFLVSHPSHSFFLDFLSAFAFSAALLFSLNLALPRLPSIRLFLARSFPIKLKSSSSLSRSHLPVFWSIGSRPKSEKRANSGCWVQVYSNGDVYEGEFHKGKCAGSGVYYYYLSGRYEGDWVDGKYDGYGVETWARGSRYRGQYRQGLRHGFGVYRFYTGDVYAGEWSNGQSHGCGVHTCEDGSRYVGEFKWGVKHGLGHYHFRNGDTYAGEYFADKMHGFGVYCFANGHRYEGAWHEGRRQGLGMYTFRNGETQSGHWQNGILDVPSTQNATYPVSPVAVYHSKVLNAVQEARRAAEKAYDVAKVDERVNKAVAAANRAANAARVIAVKAVQKQMHHNNNDNNPISIV from the exons ATGCATCAGAAGAAATCGGAAGTTCAGATCGGAAAAGAAAGCAGCGGCGTCTCTTCCGATTTTAATCCCAAACCTTCCActgttcatcatcatcatcatcacctgCCATATCACCAGCAACAACATTTCCATTATCATCATCGTTTGCAACAGCAATCCGACACAACAGCGGCGGCCGGGACGGCGGCGACGACGGCAATAACAGCGGCGACGAAGACGTCGCCGATTGCTGTTTTCCCTCAAATAATTAACCAGAACCCTCCGGAAAATGACACGATTGCCCCACCTCCTTCGTCGTCGTCTTCCTCTTCTCCGACCCCTTACAAGAGACCCCTTTTGACCCAAACGCGTTCTCTCACGAAATCCCCAACTTTGTACCGTTTTACGGCGCCCCCACATTTCAATTCCAACAATACCCCttcatttttctcctttcCGGTTGCTGCTAAAGCCTCCGTCTATCGAATTCTCCGTCGTTTCAAGCACCTTCGTCGTTTACGGGTTCACCTACGCTTAATCCTCCTTTTATCTCTccctttcttttacttcttagTCTCACATCCAAGCCACTCCTTTTTCCTTGACTTCCTCTCCGCTTTTGCTTTCTCCGCTGCCcttcttttttcccttaaCCTCGCCCTCCCTCGCCTCCCTTCTATTCGCTTGTTCTTAGCCCGTTCTTTTCCGATTAAGCTCAAGTCATCATCTTCTTTATCAAGGTCGCATTTACCAGTGTTTTGGTCAATTGGGTCTCGGCCAAAATCCGAGAAGAGAGCGAATTCAGGGTGTTGGGTTCAAGTTTATAGCAACGGAGACGTTTATGAAGGGGAATTTCATAAGGGGAAGTGTGCAGGTAGCGGCgtttattactattatttgaGTGGACGGTACGAGGGGGATTGGGTGGATGGGAAGTATGACGGCTATGGGGTGGAAACGTGGGCAAGAGGAAGCCGGTATCGCGGGCAGTATAGGCAGGGTCTTAGGCATGGATTTGGGGTTTATAGGTTCTATACAGGGGATGTTTATGCAGGAGAGTGGTCTAATGGGCAGAGTCATGGGTGTGGAGTTCATACCTGTGAGGATGGAAGTCGGTATGTTGGGGAATTCAAATGGGGAGTCAAGCATGGACTTGGACATTACCATTTCAG GAATGGAGACACATATGCAGGGGAATATTTTGCGGACAAGATGCATGGATTTGGTGTCTATTGCTTTGCAAATGGCCATCGGTATGAGGGTGCTTGGCATGAGGGTAGAAGACAAGGGCTTGGAATGTATACGTTTAGAAATGGGGAAACGCAATCTGGTCATTGGCAAAATGGAATTCTTGATGTCCCAAGCACACAGAACGCTACATATCCTGTATCTCCTGTAGCTGTTTATCATTCTAAAGTACTTAATGCGGTGCAG GAGGCTCGACGGGCAGCGGAGAAAGCTTATGATGTAGCCAAGGTAGATGAGAGAGTGAACAAGGCAGTTGCTGCAGCTAATAGAGCAGCCAATGCAGCTAGAGTAATAGCAGTTAAAGCAGTTCAAAAGCAAATGCATCATAATAACAACGACAACAATCCCATTTCCATTGTGTGA
- the LOC18614537 gene encoding 60S ribosomal protein L37a isoform X1 encodes MQTKRTKKAGIVGKYGTRYGASLRKQIKKMEVSQHSKYFCEFCGKYAVKRKAVGIWGCKDCGKVKAGGAYTLNTASAVTVRSTIRRLREQTES; translated from the exons ATGCAGACAAAGAGAACCAAGAAGGCTGGTATTGTTGGGAAATATG GTACCCGATATGGGGCCAGTCTGCGTAAGCAGATTAAGAAGATGGAGGTCAGTCAGCACAGCAAGTACTTCTGTGAGTTCTGTGGAAAG TATGCAGTGAAGAGGAAAGCTGTGGGAATTTGGGGATGCAAAGACTGTGGCAAAGTGAAAGCTGGGGGTGCTTACACTTTGAA CACTGCAAGTGCTGTGACCGTCAGAAGCACCATTCGGAGGCTGAGGGAGCAGACTGAGAGTTAA
- the LOC18614537 gene encoding 60S ribosomal protein L37a isoform X2: protein MTKRTKKAGIVGKYGTRYGASLRKQIKKMEVSQHSKYFCEFCGKYAVKRKAVGIWGCKDCGKVKAGGAYTLNTASAVTVRSTIRRLREQTES from the exons ATG ACAAAGAGAACCAAGAAGGCTGGTATTGTTGGGAAATATG GTACCCGATATGGGGCCAGTCTGCGTAAGCAGATTAAGAAGATGGAGGTCAGTCAGCACAGCAAGTACTTCTGTGAGTTCTGTGGAAAG TATGCAGTGAAGAGGAAAGCTGTGGGAATTTGGGGATGCAAAGACTGTGGCAAAGTGAAAGCTGGGGGTGCTTACACTTTGAA CACTGCAAGTGCTGTGACCGTCAGAAGCACCATTCGGAGGCTGAGGGAGCAGACTGAGAGTTAA
- the LOC18614538 gene encoding metacaspase-1, producing the protein MYPQGMQYHYPPPMLINCSNCRTPLQLPQGARSIRCAICQAVTNIADPRSVPPPPSQSPAPSTHGPPPPSSPSPYNHAPPGPPAHAYGRKRAVICGISYRYSRHELKGCINDAKCMRYLLINKFKFPEDSILMLTEEETDPNRLPTKQNLRMAFYWLVQGCQPGDSLLFHYSGHGSRQRNYNGDEVDGYDETLCPLDFETQGMIVDDEINATIVRPLPHGVKLHAMIDACHSGTVLDLPFLCRMNRSGQYIWEDHRPASGLWKGTSGGEVISFSGCDDHQTSADTSALSKITSTGAMTFCFIQAIERGHGATYGSILTAMRNAIRSVGGGDVGGGAVTSLITMLLTGGSVGIGGGLRQEPQLTACEPFDVYAKPFSF; encoded by the exons ATGTACCCGCAAGGCATGCAGTACCATTACCCGCCGCCGATGCTGATCAACTGTTCCAACTGCCGGACCCCTTTACAGCTCCCGCAGGGTGCCCGATCCATCCGTTGCGCCATCTGTCAAGCCGTTACAAACATCGCAGACCCTCGCTCCGTTCCTCCCCCTCCGTCTCAATCGCCGGCTCCTTCCACGCATGGCCCTCCTCCGCCTTCTTCTCCGTCCCCTTACAACCACGCGCCCCCGGGACCACCTGCCCACGCGTACGGGAGGAAAAGGGCGGTGATTTGCGGGATTTCGTATAGATACTCGAGGCACGAGCTCAAAGGTTGCATTAATGACGCCAAGTGCATGCGTTACCTTCTCATCAACAAGTTTAAGTTTCCCGAAGATTCCATTCTCATGCTCACTG AAGAGGAAACTGATCCAAACAGGCTTCCAACGAAGCAGAATCTGAGGATGGCATTTTATTGGTTAGTACAAGGTTGTCAACCTGGTGATTCTCTGTTGTTTCACTACTCGGGCCATGGTTCGCGGCAGAGGAATTACAATGGTGATGAAGTTGATGGGTATGATGAGACTCTATGTCCTTTGGATTTTGAAACACAAGGGATGATTGTCGATGATGAGATCAATGCAACTATTGTTAGACCTCTGCCTCATGGGGTTAAGCTACATGCAATGATTGATGCTTGCCATAGTGGAACTGTGTTGGATTTACCATTCCTTTGTAGAATGAACAG GTCTGGACAGTATATATGGGAGGACCATCGTCCAGCATCAGGTTTATGGAAGGGAACAAGTGGTGGAGAAGTAATTTCCTTTAGTGGTTGTGATGATCATCAAACCTCTGCTGATACATCT GCTTTATCGAAGATTACATCCACTGGTGCTATGACATTCTGCTTCATCCAAGCCATTGAGCGTGGGCATGGGGCTACGTATGGGAGCATACTCACTGCAATGCGCAATGCAATTCGAAGTGTGGGGGGCGGTGACGTTGGTGGTGGTGCTGTTACGTCCCTCATCACCATGCTTTTGACAGGAGGTAGTGTTGGTATCGGTGGTGGGCTGAGACAG GAGCCCCAATTAACAGCCTGCGAGCCATTTGATGTGTATGCAAAACCTTTCTCCTTTTGA